In Myxocyprinus asiaticus isolate MX2 ecotype Aquarium Trade chromosome 32, UBuf_Myxa_2, whole genome shotgun sequence, one genomic interval encodes:
- the lzts2b gene encoding leucine zipper putative tumor suppressor 2 homolog, whose product MALVQSLPVSIDHPAPALDPRLHRRSPTGAMGAVSSMMPSQISYHDRANLEVSTKFRKGTPGSGRLLSDSSKEFLVGSRTPSSKRRAIVGKGKGFGGRSYSHEDLIRDWDDNHLDVGLTGVDGPPKLVPVSGQLETNIQQALIRPTAFKPVVSKSRNAVQYLSPRLGGALSGSQGNLSIFSQGDEDLATITMERRSSYSGARNGLFSQSFTITDTARNSLTNISSYNGPVYNQSEVTKHHGHSNSDSGRSSSSKSTGSLGGRCQPLSDMCFGGPSPPHIEAYEVIVRDLEEKLRERDLELQQLRENLDDNEAAICQVYEERQKRTELEMEEFRQTCAAKMQKASQKAQRDQQLVQLQVFQLQQEKKKQQEDFTQLLQERQRLEERCATYEREHTQLGPRLEETKWEVCQKSGEISLLKQQLKDLQADLSQRVGELMTLRGQLREVRAELQTCQSQLQEVHTASRTRTLELEVCENELQRRKSENELLREKMSCLEGESSRLREALSATHVHNSSSYRGGGEEQRLTNESEELKGSKQQIDRLKAELAYERQSLSNQAATFESERKSWEEEKDKVIRYQKQLQQNYVQMYKRNRALERSLRELSLELESREQDDESSGNEVTFDDIAATEI is encoded by the exons ATGGCACTAGTCCAGTCTCTCCCGGTGTCCATTGACCATCCAGCACCAGCTCTGGACCCTCGTCTCCATCGGCGCTCCCCGACCGGAGCGATGGGTGCAGTCAGCAGCATGATGCCCAGCCAGATCTCCTATCATGACCGAGCCAACCTAGAGGTCAGCACCAAATTCCGTAAGGGAACGCCGGGGTCAGGACGGCTGCTGTCAGACTCCTCAAAGGAGTTTCTAGTTGGCAGTCGCACTCCGTCCAGTAAGAGGAGGGCTATTGTGGGCAAGGGGAAGGGCTTTGGTGGTCGTTCATACTCGCATGAAGACTTGATAAGAGACTGGGACGATAATCATTTGGATGTGGGTTTGACTGGAGTGGACGGACCTCCAAAACTTGTCCCTGTGTCTGGACAGTTAGAAACG AACATTCAGCAGGCCTTGATCAGACCCACTGCCTTCAAACCCGTCGTCTCCAAGAGTCGCAATGCAGTGCAGTACCTTTCTCCACGATTAGGTGGCGCTCTATCAGGCAGCCAGGGAAACCTCAGCATTTTTTCTCAAGGAGATGAGGACCTTGCAACCATAACGATGGAACGACGCAGTTCTTACAGTGGAGCTCGCAACGGTTTGTTCAGCCAGTCTTTTACCATTACGGACACCGCAAGGAACTCCTTAACAAACATCTCATCATATAACGGCCCCGTATATAACCAAAGTGAGGTGACCAAACATCACGGACACTCAAACTCTGACAGTGGACGTTCCTCGTCCAGTAAGAGCACAGGGTCTCTGGGTGGTCGCTGTCAGCCGCTGTCAGATATGTGCTTCGGTGGACCCTCTCCTCCGCACATCGAGGCCTACGAAGTGATTGTGAGAGACTTGGAGGagaagctgagagagagagacctggAACTTCAGCAGCTCAGGGAGAACCTGGATGACAACGAAGCAGCAATCTGTCAG GTGTACGAGGAGAGACAGAAGCGCACAGAGCTGGAGATGGAGGAGTTCAGACAGACCTGTGCTGCTAAAATGCAGAAAGCGTCTCAGAAAGCGCAACGAGATCAACAGCTAGTGCAGCTGCAAGTGTTTCAGCTGCAACAGGAGAAGAAGAAACAGCAGGAGGATTTCACACAGCTGCTGCAAGAACGACAGAGACTCGAGGAGCGCTGCGCCACTTACGAAAGAGAACACACACAGCTCGGCCCCAGACTGGAGGAGACCAAATGGGAG GTGTGCCAGAAGTCCGGTGAGATTTCATTATTGAAGCAGCAGTTGAAAGACCTGCAGGCCGATCTGTCTCAGCGTGTTGGTGAACTCATGACTCTGCGCGGGCAGCTGAGGGAAGTTCGCGCAGAGCTGCAGACGTGTCAGAGTCAGCTGCAGGAGGTGCACACGGCCTCTCGTACCCGAACTCTTGAGCTCGAGGTGTGTGAGAATGAACTGCAGCGTCGCAAGAGTGAAAACGAGCTGCTGAGAGAGAAAATGAGCTGTCTCGAAGGGGAGTCGTCTCGTCTGCGCGAGGCTCTGAGCGCCACGCACGTCCATAACTCATCCTCCTACAGAGGGGGCGGGGAGGAGCAGCGGCTGACCAATGAAAGTGAGGAGTTAAAGGGATCCAAGCAGCAGATCGACAGGCTGAAGGCGGAGCTTGCTTACGAACGCCAGAGTTTGTCCAATCAGGCCGCAACCTTCGAGAGTGAGAGGAAGAGTTGGGAAGAGGAGAAAGATAAAGTGATTCGATATCAGAAACAGTTACAGCAGAACTACGTACAGATGTACAAACGGAACCGTGCACTGGAGCGATCTCTGCGTGAACTCAGTCTTGAGCTGGAGTCCAGAGAGCAGGACGATGAAAGCAGCGGTAATGAAGTCACCTTTGATGACATCGCTGCTACGGAGATCTAA